The following proteins are encoded in a genomic region of Herminiimonas arsenicoxydans:
- a CDS encoding Putative cytochrome c (Evidence 3 : Function proposed based on presence of conserved amino acid motif, structural feature or limited homology; Product type pc : putative carrier), whose translation MKTLFSPAVRAFLLCMSAWLLCAAGNPAQAAEPVLELSFSKQQQRLTRADLLRHPDVRTIEVPADSAYKQPMKYRALPLLSILRNVRDVDVLQFRAEDGFVANIPTALLSGGAQPWLAIEPAHTPWPALKTGGRSAGPFYLVWLAPEKSGITPELWPYQIAAISAVTPLQNRYPQILPAASSAADSAEYRGMHIYTMQCAACHQINGGGDATVGPDLNLPFNPTEYFQGDFLRRYIRNPSAVRSWPHMTMPGFSEQVLSESQMDDLLAYLRHMTQRR comes from the coding sequence ATGAAAACCCTCTTCTCTCCCGCTGTCCGTGCATTCCTGCTGTGCATGTCCGCATGGCTGCTCTGTGCCGCCGGCAATCCGGCGCAAGCAGCAGAACCGGTGCTGGAACTGTCGTTCAGCAAACAGCAGCAGCGACTGACGCGTGCCGATTTGCTCAGGCATCCGGACGTGCGCACGATAGAAGTTCCAGCCGATTCCGCCTACAAGCAGCCGATGAAATATCGCGCGCTGCCCTTGCTGTCCATCCTGCGCAATGTACGTGACGTCGATGTACTGCAGTTCAGGGCGGAAGATGGCTTCGTCGCCAACATCCCGACGGCATTGCTATCCGGCGGCGCCCAGCCGTGGCTCGCCATCGAACCTGCTCATACGCCATGGCCGGCATTGAAGACTGGCGGACGCAGCGCCGGGCCGTTTTATCTGGTCTGGCTGGCGCCGGAAAAAAGCGGCATCACACCCGAACTATGGCCGTACCAGATTGCTGCCATCAGCGCAGTGACGCCGCTGCAAAATCGCTATCCGCAAATTCTGCCTGCAGCCTCCAGCGCGGCCGACAGCGCCGAATATCGTGGCATGCATATTTACACCATGCAGTGCGCCGCCTGCCACCAGATCAACGGCGGCGGCGATGCAACAGTCGGGCCGGATTTGAATCTACCCTTCAATCCGACCGAGTATTTTCAGGGTGATTTTTTACGTCGATACATACGCAATCCGTCAGCGGTGCGCAGCTGGCCGCACATGACGATGCCGGGATTTTCAGAGCAGGTATTGAGCGAGTCGCAAATGGATGATTTGCTGGCTTATCTGCGTCACATGACGCAACGCAGATAA
- a CDS encoding Conserved hypothetical protein (Evidence 4 : Homologs of previously reported genes of unknown function), with product MSKSQETKKEKETTQAHEIRPGQSIELLKELHILTRDGKLNQDSRRKLKQVYHLYQFIEPLLQEIQNDHPDITLADHGAGKSYLGFILYDLFFKERKDNSRIYGIETRDELVQKSEALAKKLDFPGMSFLNLSVAESITSDRLPEKIDIVTALHACNTATDDAIHFALQKQAKFIVLVPCCQAEVASVLKKNKGKTLAKSALTEIWRHPLHTREFGSQVTNVLRCLQLEAHGYQVNVTELVGWEHSMKNELIIASYRDLPRKRPSERLQEVLQTLGLEEMQTRFFTGTKAEQP from the coding sequence ATGAGTAAATCGCAAGAAACTAAAAAAGAAAAAGAAACAACACAGGCGCATGAAATACGGCCCGGCCAATCGATCGAGCTGCTGAAGGAATTGCATATCCTGACGCGCGACGGCAAGCTGAATCAGGATAGCCGGCGCAAACTCAAGCAGGTATATCACCTGTACCAGTTCATCGAACCCTTGCTGCAGGAAATCCAGAACGATCATCCCGACATCACGCTGGCCGATCACGGTGCGGGCAAATCCTATCTCGGCTTTATTCTGTACGACCTGTTCTTCAAGGAGCGCAAGGACAATTCGCGCATCTACGGCATAGAAACGCGCGACGAACTGGTGCAGAAGTCTGAGGCGCTGGCGAAGAAACTCGATTTCCCCGGCATGTCCTTCCTGAATCTGTCGGTCGCCGAATCGATCACCTCGGATAGACTGCCGGAAAAAATAGATATCGTCACTGCGCTGCATGCATGCAATACCGCCACCGACGACGCGATTCATTTTGCCTTGCAGAAGCAGGCAAAATTCATTGTGCTGGTGCCGTGCTGCCAGGCTGAAGTTGCATCAGTGCTGAAAAAGAACAAGGGCAAGACGCTGGCGAAGAGTGCGCTGACTGAAATCTGGCGCCATCCGCTGCACACGCGCGAGTTCGGCAGCCAGGTCACGAATGTATTGCGCTGCCTGCAACTGGAAGCGCATGGTTATCAAGTCAACGTGACCGAGCTGGTCGGCTGGGAACATTCGATGAAAAACGAATTGATCATCGCCAGTTACAGGGACTTGCCGCGCAAGCGCCCGAGCGAACGATTGCAGGAAGTACTGCAGACACTGGGACTGGAAGAAATGCAAACACGCTTTTTTACCGGCACGAAAGCAGAGCAGCCGTAA
- a CDS encoding Conserved hypothetical protein, putative surface antigen (Evidence 4 : Homologs of previously reported genes of unknown function), whose amino-acid sequence MLKRFTFHPSLAWQSALCALLFAFFLPLQVQAAPQYAVAINGAGSLTSLLTDNLEITRRLSTDDMNADEVQRLVDIAPEQIRSLLATEGYFSPAITQEFDQQTTPWQVRFTIVPGASTTINSVEIVFSGDVMQKNPQRTERLRRQWGLPVGDVFRQKAWDEAKSSLLKALLVRDYPAAAITHSQAHIDPDTNSAALTLTVDSGPAFTFGTLQIEGLQRYARSMIDELNPIRPGEPYSQEKLNELQARVQDTGYFRSAFATVDIDPAQPNNVPIRLDLNENERKRLSLGLGFSTDSGARGQIKWLNRNFLGRDWRLESQMRVDRDTRLLGSDVYLPAISNGWHPSLGAHYEYTDNAGEINNKILTGARLTSPDKNDEKVWAISFLADQQRIGDVYAANREALIGSFSYTRRRIDNLIAPRRGGYVASIELSAGPAGLANKKSLARVVGRATWLSRNYGNFQTVLRGQVGQVFGASRDTVPGDLLFRTGGDQTVRGYGYNTLGVAQNGAIVGGTVSAVISAELVYDITPQWGAAVFTDAGNAADSWNGFRLKQGSGVGARWRSPIGPVNLDLAYGHETHEPRIHFSIGYGF is encoded by the coding sequence GTGCTGAAACGATTCACTTTCCACCCAAGCCTGGCCTGGCAATCCGCATTGTGCGCTCTTCTGTTTGCATTTTTCCTGCCGCTGCAGGTGCAGGCTGCGCCCCAGTATGCGGTTGCCATCAACGGCGCGGGCAGTCTCACTTCCTTGCTGACCGACAATCTGGAAATCACCCGACGCCTGTCTACCGATGACATGAACGCGGACGAAGTACAGCGCCTGGTCGATATTGCGCCGGAACAGATACGCTCGCTGCTGGCGACTGAAGGCTATTTTTCTCCCGCCATTACCCAGGAATTCGATCAGCAGACGACTCCGTGGCAAGTGCGTTTCACTATCGTGCCAGGCGCGTCGACGACGATCAACTCGGTAGAGATTGTTTTCAGCGGCGATGTCATGCAAAAAAATCCGCAACGCACAGAACGCCTGCGCCGGCAATGGGGTCTGCCGGTCGGCGACGTGTTTCGTCAAAAAGCATGGGATGAAGCCAAAAGTTCGCTGCTGAAAGCGCTGCTGGTCAGGGATTATCCAGCCGCCGCCATCACGCACAGCCAGGCGCACATAGATCCCGATACCAATAGCGCAGCCTTGACGCTGACAGTCGATTCCGGTCCCGCCTTTACCTTTGGCACATTGCAGATCGAAGGCTTGCAGCGCTATGCGCGCAGCATGATAGATGAACTGAATCCGATCCGGCCGGGCGAACCATATTCGCAGGAAAAACTCAACGAGTTACAGGCACGCGTGCAGGACACCGGCTATTTCCGCTCCGCCTTTGCAACTGTCGACATCGATCCTGCCCAGCCGAATAATGTGCCGATCCGTCTGGACCTGAATGAGAACGAACGCAAGCGCCTGTCGCTGGGTCTGGGCTTCTCGACAGACTCCGGCGCCAGAGGGCAGATCAAATGGCTGAACCGGAATTTTCTCGGCCGCGATTGGCGCCTGGAATCGCAAATGCGAGTCGACCGGGATACACGACTGCTGGGTTCGGATGTCTATCTGCCGGCAATCAGCAATGGCTGGCACCCGAGCCTGGGCGCGCATTACGAATACACGGACAATGCGGGTGAGATCAATAATAAAATTCTGACCGGTGCCCGCCTGACCAGTCCGGACAAGAACGACGAAAAAGTCTGGGCCATTTCCTTCCTCGCGGATCAGCAGCGCATAGGCGATGTCTATGCCGCCAATCGCGAAGCGCTGATCGGTTCCTTTAGCTACACCCGGCGCCGCATCGACAATCTGATCGCGCCGCGTCGCGGCGGCTATGTGGCATCGATAGAATTAAGCGCAGGGCCGGCAGGACTCGCCAACAAGAAAAGTCTGGCGCGCGTGGTCGGCCGCGCCACCTGGCTGTCGCGCAACTATGGCAATTTTCAAACCGTGCTGCGCGGCCAGGTCGGCCAGGTATTCGGCGCCAGCCGCGACACCGTGCCGGGCGACTTGCTGTTCCGCACCGGCGGCGATCAAACGGTACGCGGTTATGGTTACAACACTCTGGGGGTGGCGCAAAACGGCGCCATCGTCGGCGGCACAGTCAGCGCAGTCATCAGCGCGGAGCTGGTATATGACATCACGCCGCAATGGGGTGCTGCGGTGTTTACCGACGCCGGCAATGCCGCCGATAGCTGGAACGGTTTTCGTTTGAAACAGGGCAGCGGTGTCGGCGCGCGCTGGCGCAGCCCGATCGGCCCGGTCAATCTAGACCTCGCTTACGGTCACGAAACACACGAACCCCGCATACACTTTTCGATTGGCTATGGTTTCTAA
- a CDS encoding Conserved hypothetical protein (Evidence 4 : Homologs of previously reported genes of unknown function) has translation MVSNTPDQASANLPRRTRRIWLPLIAVLTITLGAGLTWLLNSERGAQFALSTASTLSNGVLQTRDVSGRLNGSLHIGQLGIQLENQNIVLDDIQLDTQLTKLLTGKLHVTALQIGKLGIVNKIDQVKEAAKLPDSISLPLRLQIDKVKVRGGEIGWGPLNVVTLGAFAFDLDFDGKRYVLNLDQLSARGTASSAAFDGSFQGQATLATSKPYALQATIASYSEAHIDNRNIGANGQLDLRGSLQELAAAINLQIGQATVKGQAILRPFAEQLLGATDLTAQALDLAVLNTDLPKTTMHIQLSAAENGSGNLTMENTAAGLLNDARLPLKKLRIDFTQNDEQFNFKHILAELGSTNQSAGKLEGNGHYAKGALALNLQTDALDVKKLDSRMRASRLSGSLDMRHADGKQNFTLALSEPLKKSKLTLNAQALIADEGITISKAELRAGNGEMNASAHYALNGKQAFDAKGIVRNFQLRDLGDFPQLPALHINGDFSLRGARLPTLETDIALHIRDSQLAGQPLNGEVQAQLHGDTLLVSKLLLNAGDNRLTAQGKLADDNARVVFALHAPTLAQLGSGFGGALQIDGEIRGKVQQPRIVATWQGRQIRLPGPVQIDGTEGKADVALNLDASRSPSLLNSANVHATAHGINAGGERIATLSAQTQFALPAQAPIAVIVRADGITGQRLRAESFTLDVSGSTSRHAVSATLLEREQKWQLTASGGLHSGKRELRWQGAINTLNASGKVTAKLAAPAPLLVSQKVVQLDHFRIDSDHANIVLEQFIRNERGIATRGTFEHVQIAPLLRSLQAAPAIAGDLKLAGAWNLNLYDQADGTFSVRRESGDIVMHNNAAIALGLNTLNATASVSKGRVTARLLADGRQSGQIDVSLNTNIGGATRFSIAPNAPLSGRLRINTPTLGWLGPMISPTLMTEGSLQSDVTLAGTFAQPQLAGPVTADKLRLRFTDTGIDLKQGTLRSEFRNDQLLISNLGFQNEGSLTISGPLSLVREQLALELAIKAEHYKLIDRSDRKLVISGSSVVGWRDGSAKANGKFEVNSGFVDISASDAPTLSDDVVIAGRSDSQGKKAVVALDIEIGLGDGIRLRGRGIDALLVGQLHLLASAGDNLRAQGNLRIASGTFKAYGRELAIEQGLLRFSGPLNNPALDFLAMRRGQEVEAGVAVRGTVLSPRITLVSEPTVPDAEKLSWLVLGRGLSGTTDSDLGVLQSAASSLLTQGAAGGLQSQIATAFGLDDFSIGSSDSNLQERIVMLGKQISSKLYVSYKQGLESASSVLLLRYTLTPRITLEGEAGTSSALSLFYNFAFD, from the coding sequence ATGGTTTCTAACACTCCCGACCAGGCATCTGCGAACCTGCCCAGGCGCACGCGACGCATATGGCTGCCGCTCATCGCCGTACTCACTATCACGCTAGGCGCCGGCCTGACATGGCTGCTCAATAGCGAACGCGGTGCACAGTTCGCGTTATCGACGGCAAGCACATTGTCGAATGGCGTGCTGCAGACCCGCGATGTCAGCGGCCGCTTGAATGGTTCGCTGCATATCGGTCAGCTCGGCATCCAGCTGGAAAACCAGAACATCGTGCTCGACGATATACAACTGGACACACAACTGACAAAACTACTGACAGGAAAACTGCATGTCACCGCACTGCAAATCGGCAAGCTCGGTATCGTCAACAAGATCGATCAGGTCAAGGAAGCCGCGAAGCTGCCAGACAGCATCTCGTTGCCGCTGCGCCTGCAGATCGACAAGGTAAAAGTCCGCGGCGGCGAAATCGGCTGGGGGCCGCTCAATGTCGTCACGCTGGGCGCCTTTGCTTTCGATCTTGATTTTGACGGCAAACGCTATGTCTTGAATCTGGATCAGCTCAGCGCGCGCGGCACGGCCAGTAGCGCTGCCTTCGATGGCAGTTTCCAGGGTCAGGCCACGCTTGCAACGAGCAAGCCATATGCGTTGCAGGCGACGATTGCCAGCTATAGCGAAGCGCATATAGACAATCGCAATATCGGCGCCAACGGACAGCTCGACCTGCGCGGTTCACTGCAGGAACTCGCTGCCGCCATCAATCTGCAGATCGGCCAGGCGACGGTAAAAGGGCAAGCCATCCTGCGCCCGTTCGCCGAGCAGTTGCTGGGCGCAACCGATTTGACCGCACAAGCACTCGATCTGGCCGTGTTGAATACAGACTTGCCGAAGACGACAATGCATATCCAGTTGAGTGCAGCCGAAAACGGCAGCGGCAATTTGACGATGGAAAATACTGCCGCCGGTTTGCTGAACGATGCACGCCTGCCGCTCAAAAAACTACGCATCGATTTCACGCAAAACGACGAACAATTCAATTTCAAGCACATCCTCGCCGAACTCGGCAGCACGAACCAAAGCGCCGGCAAGCTTGAAGGTAATGGACATTACGCCAAGGGCGCGCTCGCGTTGAACTTGCAAACCGATGCGCTGGATGTGAAAAAACTGGATAGCCGCATGCGCGCCAGCAGGCTCAGCGGCAGTCTCGATATGCGTCATGCGGACGGCAAGCAGAATTTCACGCTGGCCCTGAGCGAGCCTTTGAAAAAAAGCAAACTGACGCTGAATGCGCAAGCCCTCATCGCGGATGAAGGCATCACCATCAGTAAAGCGGAACTGCGCGCAGGCAATGGCGAAATGAATGCGTCTGCGCATTATGCGCTGAATGGCAAACAGGCTTTTGACGCGAAGGGCATCGTGCGCAACTTCCAGTTGCGCGATCTGGGGGACTTTCCGCAATTGCCTGCCCTGCACATCAATGGCGATTTTTCATTGCGCGGCGCGCGATTGCCGACGCTGGAAACCGATATTGCATTGCACATTCGCGACAGTCAGCTCGCCGGCCAGCCATTAAACGGTGAAGTCCAGGCCCAGTTGCACGGCGATACGCTGCTGGTCTCGAAACTGTTATTGAATGCCGGCGACAATCGTCTCACTGCACAAGGCAAGCTGGCAGATGACAATGCCCGCGTCGTGTTTGCATTGCACGCGCCCACCCTCGCCCAGCTCGGCAGCGGTTTTGGCGGTGCGCTGCAGATAGACGGCGAAATCCGCGGCAAGGTGCAGCAACCGCGCATCGTCGCCACATGGCAAGGCAGGCAAATCCGTCTGCCCGGACCGGTGCAGATAGACGGTACAGAAGGCAAGGCCGATGTCGCACTCAACCTTGATGCAAGTCGCAGCCCATCCCTGCTCAACAGCGCCAATGTCCATGCCACTGCGCACGGCATCAATGCGGGCGGAGAACGCATCGCCACCTTGAGCGCGCAAACGCAATTTGCACTGCCTGCCCAGGCACCCATTGCCGTGATCGTGCGTGCCGACGGCATTACCGGCCAGCGTCTGCGGGCAGAAAGCTTCACGCTGGATGTCAGCGGCAGCACGAGCAGGCATGCCGTGAGCGCCACGCTGCTGGAACGCGAACAGAAATGGCAGCTGACCGCCAGCGGCGGCTTGCATTCAGGCAAGCGCGAACTGCGCTGGCAGGGCGCCATCAATACGCTGAATGCAAGCGGCAAAGTGACCGCAAAACTGGCCGCACCCGCCCCGCTGCTGGTGTCGCAAAAGGTGGTGCAACTCGATCATTTCCGTATCGATAGCGATCACGCCAACATTGTGCTGGAACAGTTCATCCGCAATGAACGCGGCATCGCGACACGCGGCACATTCGAGCATGTACAGATCGCGCCATTGCTGCGCTCTCTGCAAGCGGCACCAGCGATCGCCGGCGATCTGAAACTGGCCGGCGCATGGAATCTGAACCTGTACGACCAGGCGGACGGCACATTCAGCGTACGGCGTGAAAGCGGCGATATCGTGATGCACAACAATGCTGCCATCGCGCTGGGCTTGAATACCCTGAACGCAACGGCCAGCGTTAGCAAGGGGCGCGTTACCGCCCGCTTGCTGGCCGACGGCAGGCAAAGCGGGCAGATAGACGTCAGCCTCAACACCAACATAGGCGGCGCCACGCGATTTTCCATCGCACCGAATGCTCCGCTGTCCGGCCGTTTGCGCATCAATACGCCAACGCTGGGATGGCTGGGCCCGATGATTTCTCCCACCCTGATGACCGAGGGCAGCCTGCAAAGCGATGTCACGCTCGCCGGCACATTCGCACAACCGCAACTTGCGGGCCCTGTCACTGCCGACAAATTGCGCCTGCGTTTTACCGATACCGGCATCGATCTGAAACAAGGCACGCTGCGCAGCGAATTCAGGAACGACCAACTCCTCATCAGCAATCTCGGTTTTCAAAATGAGGGCAGCCTGACTATTTCCGGCCCGCTCAGCCTGGTGCGCGAACAGCTGGCGCTGGAACTTGCCATCAAGGCCGAGCATTACAAGCTGATCGATCGCTCCGATCGCAAGCTGGTCATCAGCGGCAGCAGCGTAGTCGGCTGGCGTGACGGCAGCGCCAAGGCGAATGGAAAATTCGAAGTCAATTCCGGCTTCGTCGATATCAGCGCCAGCGATGCACCCACCCTGTCGGACGATGTCGTGATTGCCGGCCGCAGCGACAGCCAGGGCAAGAAAGCCGTCGTCGCCCTCGATATTGAAATCGGACTCGGCGACGGCATCCGCTTGCGCGGACGCGGCATAGACGCGCTGCTGGTCGGCCAGTTGCATCTGCTGGCCAGCGCCGGCGACAACTTGCGGGCACAAGGCAACTTGCGCATTGCGTCCGGCACATTCAAGGCTTACGGACGCGAACTGGCGATAGAACAAGGCTTGCTGCGTTTCAGCGGTCCTCTGAATAATCCGGCACTCGATTTTCTGGCAATGCGGCGCGGACAGGAAGTCGAAGCCGGCGTCGCGGTACGCGGCACGGTACTGTCGCCGCGTATTACGCTGGTATCCGAACCGACGGTGCCCGATGCCGAAAAATTGTCATGGCTGGTGCTGGGGCGCGGCTTGTCCGGCACCACGGATAGCGATCTCGGTGTGCTGCAAAGTGCCGCCAGCTCACTGCTGACACAAGGTGCGGCAGGAGGGCTGCAATCGCAAATCGCCACCGCATTCGGGCTCGACGATTTCAGCATAGGCAGCAGCGATAGCAATCTGCAGGAACGCATCGTCATGCTCGGCAAGCAAATATCGTCCAAGCTCTATGTCAGCTACAAGCAGGGGCTGGAAAGCGCGAGCAGTGTGCTGTTGCTGCGCTATACGCTGACGCCGCGCATCACGCTGGAAGGTGAAGCAGGCACCAGCAGTGCACTCTCGCTGTTCTACAATTTCGCCTTCGACTGA
- the ndh gene encoding NADH dehydrogenase (Evidence 2a : Function of homologous gene experimentally demonstrated in an other organism; PubMedId : 6265208; Product type e : enzyme) produces the protein MTNSHIEGSADTTTTQQRSGTGDAPHRIVIVGGGAGGLELATTLGNKLVKSGRISVVLVDRSSTHIWKPLLHEVAAGSMDANTHQLEYAAQARWHRFVFQQGELKGLDRTRKTISIASLADEDGIELLPEREIAYDTLILAIGSVTNFFNVPGAAQHAIAVDTLSEAEHFRRRMIGMCMRAEHAIDTHAGQEHPKLNIAIIGAGATGVELSAELRNTAEVLGAYGLHQLDPLHDIRITVVEAGTRILSGLPEPVSVKTTALLNKLGIDVLTDAKVSEVRKDAVLFANGGSIPADLTVWAAGIRAPAILGELGLAVNRLGQIIVTQTLQSETDPDIFAFGDCAACPWPEKNSTIPPRAQAAHQQADFLFNAIKKRLAQQPLPAFEYRDLGSLVSLGRFDAVGNLMGPLIGSTLFIEGIMARMLYLSLYRMHLMALHGLVRTIADTLGHWLHRKTSPRVKLH, from the coding sequence ATGACTAACAGCCACATTGAAGGAAGTGCAGACACGACTACCACACAGCAACGATCCGGTACTGGCGACGCGCCGCATCGCATCGTGATCGTAGGCGGCGGCGCCGGCGGACTGGAACTGGCCACCACGCTCGGCAACAAGCTGGTCAAAAGCGGCAGGATCAGCGTCGTGCTGGTCGATCGCTCATCGACGCATATATGGAAACCCCTGCTGCACGAAGTCGCAGCCGGCAGCATGGATGCCAACACGCACCAACTCGAATACGCCGCGCAGGCGCGCTGGCATCGCTTCGTGTTCCAGCAAGGCGAACTCAAGGGACTGGATCGCACACGCAAAACCATCTCCATCGCCAGCCTGGCGGATGAAGATGGCATCGAGCTGCTGCCGGAACGCGAGATTGCCTACGACACGCTGATACTCGCAATCGGCAGCGTCACCAATTTCTTCAACGTCCCGGGTGCGGCACAACATGCGATTGCGGTTGATACGCTGAGTGAAGCCGAGCATTTCCGCCGACGCATGATAGGCATGTGCATGCGCGCCGAACACGCGATCGACACGCATGCGGGCCAGGAACATCCGAAGCTCAATATTGCCATCATCGGCGCCGGTGCAACCGGGGTCGAACTATCGGCAGAGTTGCGCAATACTGCAGAAGTACTCGGCGCCTACGGCTTGCATCAACTCGATCCGCTGCACGATATCCGCATCACCGTAGTCGAGGCCGGCACGCGCATCCTGTCCGGTCTGCCGGAACCCGTGTCCGTCAAGACCACCGCGCTGCTGAACAAGCTGGGGATAGATGTGCTGACCGATGCCAAAGTATCGGAGGTACGGAAAGATGCCGTGCTGTTCGCGAATGGCGGCAGCATTCCGGCCGATCTGACCGTATGGGCGGCCGGCATACGCGCACCGGCAATACTCGGCGAGCTCGGCCTGGCCGTCAACCGGCTCGGCCAGATCATCGTCACGCAAACGCTGCAAAGCGAAACCGATCCCGATATCTTTGCCTTCGGCGACTGCGCCGCCTGTCCGTGGCCGGAAAAAAACAGCACGATACCGCCGCGCGCCCAGGCCGCGCATCAGCAGGCCGATTTTCTGTTTAATGCCATCAAGAAACGACTCGCTCAGCAGCCTTTGCCGGCGTTTGAATATCGCGATCTCGGTTCGCTGGTGTCGCTGGGCCGTTTCGATGCAGTCGGCAATTTGATGGGGCCGCTGATAGGCAGCACGTTATTCATCGAAGGCATCATGGCGCGCATGCTGTATCTGTCCCTGTATCGCATGCATTTGATGGCGCTGCACGGCCTAGTACGCACAATTGCCGATACGCTGGGGCACTGGCTGCACCGCAAAACATCTCCGCGCGTGAAATTGCATTAA
- a CDS encoding Putative Na/H+ antiporter (Evidence 3 : Function proposed based on presence of conserved amino acid motif, structural feature or limited homology; Product type pt : putative transporter), whose product MTSHSFFPILPHALNVLTATGVLLIAGVLGAHLLRRVFPQVPAITGYVLTGLLIGPSALNLIDVPLLSEIGLLVDLALGLVLFELGRRVDYKWLLRERGLLITGVALSITTFVALFILLTQFGVTKLVASMVAALGMATSPAVILNVVREVKAEGQLTERMLNIVVIGNALAFVVFSMGLAAVHVEYEAGWESYILHPLYLLLGSAALGWIISRLLVWIGQWLGRDSQAQLILVLALIASTVGIAVMLNLSALIALLVFGIASRSHDARHAIVEPDLSQFSGLFYVALFVFAGAKLELSHLLTLWPAALAFILLRLFIAMAMTTGMARLNGVTLRKGALLGLGLVPLSGFNIIMVQHAVGYYPQFGAQLSALVVSILVILELLGPICTRYALVASGEAKS is encoded by the coding sequence ATGACATCACATAGTTTTTTTCCGATCCTGCCGCATGCATTGAATGTACTGACCGCAACCGGCGTACTGCTGATTGCCGGCGTACTGGGTGCGCATTTATTGCGCCGCGTATTTCCGCAAGTGCCTGCGATCACCGGTTATGTATTGACCGGCTTGCTGATCGGCCCCTCTGCACTCAATCTGATCGATGTACCGCTGTTGAGTGAAATCGGTTTACTGGTCGATCTTGCACTGGGGCTGGTGCTGTTTGAACTCGGGCGCCGTGTCGATTACAAATGGCTGCTGCGTGAACGCGGCTTGCTCATTACCGGCGTGGCATTGAGCATCACGACCTTCGTCGCATTGTTCATATTGCTGACGCAATTCGGCGTCACCAAACTGGTCGCCAGCATGGTGGCCGCACTGGGCATGGCCACCTCGCCGGCAGTGATTCTCAACGTGGTGCGTGAAGTCAAGGCGGAAGGTCAGTTGACCGAACGCATGCTGAATATTGTCGTCATCGGCAATGCGCTGGCCTTCGTGGTTTTTTCCATGGGGCTGGCCGCCGTTCATGTCGAATATGAAGCAGGCTGGGAAAGTTATATCCTGCATCCCCTGTATCTGTTGCTGGGCTCGGCAGCGCTGGGGTGGATCATCAGCCGCCTGCTGGTATGGATAGGCCAATGGCTGGGGCGCGACAGCCAGGCGCAATTGATTCTGGTACTGGCGCTGATCGCCAGCACGGTCGGCATTGCCGTGATGCTGAATCTGTCTGCGCTGATCGCGTTGCTGGTCTTCGGCATCGCCAGCCGCAGCCATGATGCGCGCCATGCGATCGTCGAACCGGACCTGAGCCAGTTCAGCGGATTGTTTTATGTCGCACTGTTCGTGTTTGCCGGCGCCAAGCTGGAGCTGTCGCATTTGCTTACACTATGGCCGGCCGCACTCGCCTTCATCCTCTTGCGCCTGTTCATCGCGATGGCGATGACTACCGGCATGGCGCGGCTGAATGGTGTGACCTTGCGCAAGGGCGCTCTGCTCGGGCTCGGCCTGGTGCCGCTGTCGGGCTTTAACATCATCATGGTGCAACATGCAGTCGGCTACTATCCGCAGTTCGGTGCACAGCTCAGCGCGCTGGTGGTATCGATACTCGTCATCCTGGAACTGCTGGGCCCGATCTGCACCCGCTACGCGCTGGTGGCTTCGGGCGAAGCAAAAAGCTGA